The following are from one region of the Gossypium hirsutum isolate 1008001.06 chromosome D03, Gossypium_hirsutum_v2.1, whole genome shotgun sequence genome:
- the LOC107927131 gene encoding P-loop NTPase domain-containing protein LPA1 homolog 1 isoform X2, translating to MGEIPKVLYIMVVDEGEKKEKEKEKERSSFRYTRPVLQSTLQLMGCKARHAFKISQSVFELIRSDPFYKSLHYEGNEILNSDSFKGNSEREDVRPTNGNFGGAEAGSCLVSDKDDGNKTIPFELYKRRTTVVVRRETFLDVVCEALAEYKYVGPNQRADLILASRIRERKESVTVLLCGTSGCGKSTLSALLGGRLGITTVISTDSIRHMMRSFADEKENPLLWASTYHAGECLDPVAVAEAKARKQAKKLAGIAQSLPKGEVADGSSANGSHTMEGSSASTELISSKQMAVEGFKAQSEMVIDSLDRLITAWEERKESVVVEGVHLSLNFVMGLMKKHPSIIPFMIYITNEDKHLERFAVRAKYMTLDPAKNKYVKYIRNIRTIQDYLCKRADKHLVPKINNTNVDRSVAAIHATVFSCLRRREAGESLYDPITNTVAVVDEEYRNQCAANSLSSKGMFQLIQRKGSCRQLMALLNTDGSVAKAWPVESIDSNGRPISGYGTEGGIGIPLYGPLKIGKAEPVNLQFGHFGISAWPSDGGTSRAGSVDESRYDGTENSSRYQSSCCSSPRMSDGPAKELKEENSVYGSDEEVDDQPEVDTDEDFSDDGDKEVHEEVGSVDEGSTKSDEEYDDLALQDGMKNGYSPDDDDDCNCDNVVMFSGDQQATSSEGDKYNKNLDLFLRSIRKQFSEPLCSYSSLLTEKIEKGNVKMRKRSLSISALGNRGSIIGDPILSRAPERWQNSLVHGI from the exons atgGGAGAGATTCCGAAGGTATTGTACATAATGGTAGTGGACGAAGGCgagaagaaggagaaggagaaggagaaggagaggTCGTCGTTTCGGTACACGCGTCCCGTTCTTCAGAGTACTCTTCAGCTCATGGGATGCAAAGCTCGTCATGCTTTCAAg ATTAGCCAGAGTGTTTTTGAATTGATAAGAAGTGATCCATTTTACAAGTCTCTACATTATGAGGGAAACGAGATCTTAAACTCTGATAGTTTCAAAGGGAACTCTGAAAGGGAAGACGTTCGTCCCACCAATGGTAACTTTGGCGGAGCAGAGGCAGGCAGCTGCTTAGTCTCAGATAAAGATGATGGAAATAAGACCATACCATTTGAGCTGTACAAAAGACGTACCACGGTTGTTGTTAGAAGGGAAACTTTCTTGGATGTTGTCTGTGAAGCTCTGGCTGAGTATAAGTATGTGGGTCCAAACCAGAGAGCTGACTTGATTTTGGCAAGCAG AATACGAGAGAGGAAGGAATCTGTAACTGTGCTGTTGTGTGGCACTAGTGGTTGTGGCAAATCTACTTTGTCTGCTTTGCTG GGTGGTAGGTTGGGAATTACAACTGTGATTTCTACGGACTCTATTCGCCACATGATGAGGAGTTTTGCGGATGAGAAGGAAAATCCTCTACTGTGGGCTTCAACCTATCATGCTGGGGAGTGTTTGGATCCTGTGGCAGTTGCAGAAGCGAAGGCTAGAAAACAGGCAAAAAAGTTGGCAGGCATTGCTCAATCACTTCCCAAGGGTGAGGTAGCTGATGGTTCTTCAGCCAATGGGTCCCATACAATGGAGGGTAGTTCTGCTAGTACTGAATTGATCAGTTCCAAACAGATGGCAGTTGAAGGATTCAAGGCACAAAGTGAGATGGTAATAGACAGTCTAGACAGGTTGATTACTGCGTGGGAAGAGAGGAAAGAGTCTGTAGTTGTCGAGGGTGTTCACTTGAGCCTTAATTTTGTT ATGGGGCTTATGAAGAAACATCCCTCAATTATACCATTCATGATATATATTACTAATGAAGACAAACACTTGGAAAGATTTGCAGTTCGTGCGAAGTACATGACATTGGACCCTGCAAAAAATAAGTATGTAAAGTATATAAGGAATATTAGGACGATACAAGATTATCTATGTAAACGAGCTGACAAGCATTTGGTCCCCAAAATAAACAACACAAATGTCGACAGAAGTGTGGCAGCCATACATGCAACAGTTTTCAGTTGCCTCCGCAGGCGTGAAGCTGGGGAGTCACTTTATGATCCTATAACAAACACAGTTGCTGTGGTTGATGAGGAATACCGGAACCAGTGTGCTGCCAATTCACTGAGCTCCAAGGGTATGTTTCAGTTGATCCAGAGGAAGGGTTCTTGTAGGCAACTGATGGCCCTTCTTAACACTGATGGATCTGTAGCTAAAGCTTGGCCAGTAGAATCAATTGATAGCAATGGAAGGCCCATCTCTGGCTATGGAACTGAGGGTGGAATAGGCATTCCTTTATATGGACCTTTAAAAATTGGCAAAGCCGAACCTGTTAATCTTCAATTTGGTCACTTTGGAATTAGTGCCTGGCCTAGTGATGGTGGCACAAGTCGTGCTGGAAGTGTGGATGAGTCGAGATATGATGGGACTGAAAATAGCAGTAGATACCAATCTTCTTGCTGTAGCTCACCGAGGATGTCCGATGGTCCAGCAAAAGAG CTTAAGGAGGAAAACTCAGTCTATGGCAGCGATGAAGAAGTTGATGATCAACCTGAGGTGGACACTGATGAGGATTTTAGTGATGATGGTGATAAAGAGGTCCATGAAGAG GTAGGTTCAGTTGATGAAGGCTCAACAAAGTCGGACGAAGAGTACGACGATTTGGCATTGCAAGATGGAATGAAGAATGGCTACAGCCCTGATGACGACGACGACTGCAATTGCGATAACGTGGTGATGTTTTCCGGGGACCAACAAGCAACTTCCTCAGAAGGGGATAAATATAACAAGAACTTGGACCTCTTCCTTAGAAGTATAAGAAAGCAGTTTTCTGAGCCGCTATGCTCCTACTCTTCCCTTCTCACGGAGAAGATTGAGAAGGGCAACGTTAAAATGCGAAAACGGTCTCTGAGTATTTCAGCCTTGGGGAATCGTGGATCAATAATAGGGGATCCCATACTTTCACGGGCACCTGAGAGATGGCAAAATAGTCTAGTTCATGGcatttag
- the LOC107927131 gene encoding P-loop NTPase domain-containing protein LPA1 homolog 1 isoform X1, whose amino-acid sequence MGEIPKVLYIMVVDEGEKKEKEKEKERSSFRYTRPVLQSTLQLMGCKARHAFKISQSVFELIRSDPFYKSLHYEGNEILNSDSFKGNSEREDVRPTNGNFGGAEAGSCLVSDKDDGNKTIPFELYKRRTTVVVRRETFLDVVCEALAEYKYVGPNQRADLILASRIRERKESVTVLLCGTSGCGKSTLSALLGGRLGITTVISTDSIRHMMRSFADEKENPLLWASTYHAGECLDPVAVAEAKARKQAKKLAGIAQSLPKGEVADGSSANGSHTMEGSSASTELISSKQMAVEGFKAQSEMVIDSLDRLITAWEERKESVVVEGVHLSLNFVMGLMKKHPSIIPFMIYITNEDKHLERFAVRAKYMTLDPAKNKYVKYIRNIRTIQDYLCKRADKHLVPKINNTNVDRSVAAIHATVFSCLRRREAGESLYDPITNTVAVVDEEYRNQCAANSLSSKGMFQLIQRKGSCRQLMALLNTDGSVAKAWPVESIDSNGRPISGYGTEGGIGIPLYGPLKIGKAEPVNLQFGHFGISAWPSDGGTSRAGSVDESRYDGTENSSRYQSSCCSSPRMSDGPAKEVACCNLKEENSVYGSDEEVDDQPEVDTDEDFSDDGDKEVHEEVGSVDEGSTKSDEEYDDLALQDGMKNGYSPDDDDDCNCDNVVMFSGDQQATSSEGDKYNKNLDLFLRSIRKQFSEPLCSYSSLLTEKIEKGNVKMRKRSLSISALGNRGSIIGDPILSRAPERWQNSLVHGI is encoded by the exons atgGGAGAGATTCCGAAGGTATTGTACATAATGGTAGTGGACGAAGGCgagaagaaggagaaggagaaggagaaggagaggTCGTCGTTTCGGTACACGCGTCCCGTTCTTCAGAGTACTCTTCAGCTCATGGGATGCAAAGCTCGTCATGCTTTCAAg ATTAGCCAGAGTGTTTTTGAATTGATAAGAAGTGATCCATTTTACAAGTCTCTACATTATGAGGGAAACGAGATCTTAAACTCTGATAGTTTCAAAGGGAACTCTGAAAGGGAAGACGTTCGTCCCACCAATGGTAACTTTGGCGGAGCAGAGGCAGGCAGCTGCTTAGTCTCAGATAAAGATGATGGAAATAAGACCATACCATTTGAGCTGTACAAAAGACGTACCACGGTTGTTGTTAGAAGGGAAACTTTCTTGGATGTTGTCTGTGAAGCTCTGGCTGAGTATAAGTATGTGGGTCCAAACCAGAGAGCTGACTTGATTTTGGCAAGCAG AATACGAGAGAGGAAGGAATCTGTAACTGTGCTGTTGTGTGGCACTAGTGGTTGTGGCAAATCTACTTTGTCTGCTTTGCTG GGTGGTAGGTTGGGAATTACAACTGTGATTTCTACGGACTCTATTCGCCACATGATGAGGAGTTTTGCGGATGAGAAGGAAAATCCTCTACTGTGGGCTTCAACCTATCATGCTGGGGAGTGTTTGGATCCTGTGGCAGTTGCAGAAGCGAAGGCTAGAAAACAGGCAAAAAAGTTGGCAGGCATTGCTCAATCACTTCCCAAGGGTGAGGTAGCTGATGGTTCTTCAGCCAATGGGTCCCATACAATGGAGGGTAGTTCTGCTAGTACTGAATTGATCAGTTCCAAACAGATGGCAGTTGAAGGATTCAAGGCACAAAGTGAGATGGTAATAGACAGTCTAGACAGGTTGATTACTGCGTGGGAAGAGAGGAAAGAGTCTGTAGTTGTCGAGGGTGTTCACTTGAGCCTTAATTTTGTT ATGGGGCTTATGAAGAAACATCCCTCAATTATACCATTCATGATATATATTACTAATGAAGACAAACACTTGGAAAGATTTGCAGTTCGTGCGAAGTACATGACATTGGACCCTGCAAAAAATAAGTATGTAAAGTATATAAGGAATATTAGGACGATACAAGATTATCTATGTAAACGAGCTGACAAGCATTTGGTCCCCAAAATAAACAACACAAATGTCGACAGAAGTGTGGCAGCCATACATGCAACAGTTTTCAGTTGCCTCCGCAGGCGTGAAGCTGGGGAGTCACTTTATGATCCTATAACAAACACAGTTGCTGTGGTTGATGAGGAATACCGGAACCAGTGTGCTGCCAATTCACTGAGCTCCAAGGGTATGTTTCAGTTGATCCAGAGGAAGGGTTCTTGTAGGCAACTGATGGCCCTTCTTAACACTGATGGATCTGTAGCTAAAGCTTGGCCAGTAGAATCAATTGATAGCAATGGAAGGCCCATCTCTGGCTATGGAACTGAGGGTGGAATAGGCATTCCTTTATATGGACCTTTAAAAATTGGCAAAGCCGAACCTGTTAATCTTCAATTTGGTCACTTTGGAATTAGTGCCTGGCCTAGTGATGGTGGCACAAGTCGTGCTGGAAGTGTGGATGAGTCGAGATATGATGGGACTGAAAATAGCAGTAGATACCAATCTTCTTGCTGTAGCTCACCGAGGATGTCCGATGGTCCAGCAAAAGAGGTAGCCTGTTGCaat CTTAAGGAGGAAAACTCAGTCTATGGCAGCGATGAAGAAGTTGATGATCAACCTGAGGTGGACACTGATGAGGATTTTAGTGATGATGGTGATAAAGAGGTCCATGAAGAG GTAGGTTCAGTTGATGAAGGCTCAACAAAGTCGGACGAAGAGTACGACGATTTGGCATTGCAAGATGGAATGAAGAATGGCTACAGCCCTGATGACGACGACGACTGCAATTGCGATAACGTGGTGATGTTTTCCGGGGACCAACAAGCAACTTCCTCAGAAGGGGATAAATATAACAAGAACTTGGACCTCTTCCTTAGAAGTATAAGAAAGCAGTTTTCTGAGCCGCTATGCTCCTACTCTTCCCTTCTCACGGAGAAGATTGAGAAGGGCAACGTTAAAATGCGAAAACGGTCTCTGAGTATTTCAGCCTTGGGGAATCGTGGATCAATAATAGGGGATCCCATACTTTCACGGGCACCTGAGAGATGGCAAAATAGTCTAGTTCATGGcatttag